Proteins encoded by one window of Perca fluviatilis chromosome 13, GENO_Pfluv_1.0, whole genome shotgun sequence:
- the LOC120571728 gene encoding uncharacterized protein LOC120571728, whose translation MADSSVIPMPAGDLQLSMLERISREERRRRGADPLKWASDFVSEYRHKTVSLINPSGAKLTIRDLEDTMYSWKNDEVNGWGKFYLPEKVTMEVIGVVEGTSCPCDELVLMICCEDAQVYAYDGEEEELHLVASSLGQVLHVGIEYPASKSYYKGEAFKDMTEEDWAEVRKGTVGKKLDEEHHQLVMSKKSELLKNLKSTQHTTEVCS comes from the exons ATGGCGGATAGTTCAGTGATCCCCAT GCCAGCAGGCGATCTACAGTTGTCTATGCTTGAGCGAATCagcagagaagagagaagaagaagag GTGCAGACCCCCTAAAATGGGCGTCAGACTTTGTGTCCGAGTATAGACACAAGACGGTATCCTTAATCAATCCAAGTGGTGCCAAATTGACGATAAGAGATCTGGAAGACACCATGTACAGTTGGAAAAATGACGAGGTCAACGGGTGGGGAAAATTCTACCTTCCTGAGAAAGTAACAATGGAGGTTATAGGTGTAGTAGAGGGAACTTCGTGCCCGTGTGACGAGCTTGTTCTGATGATCTGCTGCGAGGACGCACAGGTGTATGCCTAcgatggagaggaagaggagctgcATTTGGTGGCTTCAAGTCTGGGTCAGGTACTTCACGTGGGAATAGAGTATCCAGCATCGAAGAGCTATTACAAAGGAGAGGCCTTCAAAGATATG ACCGAGGAGGACTGGGCAGAGGTGAGGAAGGGTACTGTGGGGAAGAAGCTGGACGAAGAGCATCATCAACTGGTGATGTCAAAAAAGTCTGAACTCCTGAAGAATCTCAAATCCACCCAACACACCACAG AAGTCTGCAGCTGA
- the LOC120571725 gene encoding uncharacterized protein LOC120571725 — protein sequence MAAAQQREEYLKQEPFRRNAFLIIVKMVKLNSEHANIPLVDEILHSIFFLGKINKIPFSPEDILSDDEDLLNELKGHYPQPFKLYSSQLPRRSPFSCVLDMIVELTRQTHQGKRQEQEIEKEIIEKLRRLISELELGKNEPLVSSTICVSHSTKIPNAVRYYGVSMSTSGPNPGKILIAASCFSSWDSYVAGAVMTYYPEQSSKYIKKKYFDGTIILPEQHVRCQAFNLFEKEAKPPCRSCGNLFGLTTNEKKEWPYGNCAEAESVSNLLTNVVEIREQARPKAETCTEENRKRAEGSVRKELEGFVRTEKFKWSGEFYTPQRV from the exons ATG GCTGCTGCACAGCAGAG AGAAGAATATCTGAAGCAAGAGCCATTCAGAAGGAATGCTTTTCTGATCATCGTTAAAATGGTGAAGCTGAATTCAGAACATGCTAACATACCGTTAGTGGATGAG ATTCTTCATAGCATCTTCTTTTTGGGAAAGATCAACAAGATACCATTTTCCCCAGAAGATATTCTGAGTGATGATGAAGACTTGCTTAATGAGTTGAAGGGCCACTACCCTCAGCCTTTTAAACTCTATTCCTCTCAACTACCCAGGCGGAGTCCATTTTCATGTGTGCTAGACATG ATTGTCGAGCTGACAAGACAGACTCATCAAGGGAAAAGACAAGAACAAGAGattgaaaaagaaataatagaaaagctgCGCCGGCTCATCAGTGAACTAGAGCTTGGTAAAAACGAGCCTCTGGTCTCCTCCACTATCTGTGTCTCTCACAGCACCAAGATCCCAAATGCAGTCAGGTACTACGGAGTCTCCATGTCCACTTCTGGCCCTAATCCTGGGAAAATCCTGATTGCTGCATCCTGTTTTAGCAGCTGGGATAGTTATGTAGCTGGTGCAGTGATGACCTACTATCCAGAGCAGAGCAGCAAGTACATcaagaagaaatattttgatGGAACCATCATACTTCCAGAGCAGCATGTCAGGTGCCAGGCTTTTAACCTTTTTGAAAAAGAAGCCAAGCCCCCTTGTAGATCATGTGGGAATTTGTTTGGTTTgacaacaaatgaaaaaaaggaatgGCCTTATGGCAACTGTGCAGAAGCTGAAAGTGTGAGCAACTTGCTTACAAATGTGGTAGAAATTAGAGAGCAAGCCCGACCAAAAGCTGAGACGTGCACAGAGGAGAACAGGAAGAGAGCTGAAGGGAGTGTCAGGAAAGAGCTTGAAGGTTTTGTGCGCACGGAGAAATTTAAATGGAGTGGTGAATTCTACACCCCACAAAGAGTTTGA
- the rpl14 gene encoding 60S ribosomal protein L14 yields the protein MVFKRFVEIGRVAYISFGPHAGKLVAIVDVIDQNRALVDGPCTGVKRQSMPFKCMQLTDYVIKVPHSARQKFVRRAWEKAEVNQKWAQSSWAKKIEARQKRAQMSDFDRYKVMKAKRMRNKIIKHEVKKLQKEAAKK from the exons ATG GTGTTTAAACGCTTCGTTGAGATCGGCCGTGTTGCCTACATCTCTTTCGGACCCCATGCTGGCAAGCTGGTGGCCATCGTAGATGTCATCGACCAAAATAGG GCTCTTGTTGATGGTCCCTGCACAGGCGTGAAGAGGCAATCCATGCCCTTCAAGTGCATGCAGCTTACAGACTACGTCATCAAAGTCCCTCACAG TGCCCGCCAGAAGTTTGTGAGGAGAGCCTGGGAAAAGGCTGAAGTCAATCAGAAGTGGGCACAAAGCAGCTGGGCCAAGAAGATCGAAGCAAGACAGAAG AGGGCCCAAATGTCTGACTTTGACCGCTACAAGGTGATGAAGGCCAAGAGGATG AGGAATAAGATCATCAAGCATGAGGTGAAGAAGCTCCAGAAGGAGGCAGCAAAGAAGTGA